TGAAGCGATGCTCGTGAAGTCACCGAAGACCGGGAAGCTCTTGCAGGTCTCCAGTCCCAAGATCCAGGACCGGCCGGACTACCTTCTCTCGGCGCACTAGGAGCTACCAGATGATGTCCGAGGGCGGAGCCGGGTGCTCGGGCGTCTCTGTCGTGGTGTATTGCTGGACATAGTAGACAAGGGGCTTCTTTCCGTTCAGGGCCTTGGCGGAGACCACCTCACCTACTATCAGCGAATGGTCGCCCCCCTGGTAGACCTTCCAGGCCTTGCACTCGATCACTGCCCGGGCTCCGTCGATGATGGGCGACCGCGTGACCCCTTGGATGAATTTCAGTCCGTCAAACCTGTCGCGTGCCTCGGTCCTGCCTGCGAACTTGTCCGAAACAGACCTCTGGTCGTCGGCGAGGAAATTCACTGCGAAGGCCTTGGCCGCGATGAACAGGTCGTGGAGTTGGGAACTCTTCGCGATGGAAACGAGGACGAGAGGGGGTTCGAGCGAAACGCTCGTGAAGGAGCTCACGGTGATCCCCTTGGGGCCGTCAGTGTCCTGCGCGGTGACGACCGTGACGCCCTGTGGGAAGACACGCATCGCCTGCTTCATACCCGCCTGGAGGTCAGGTTCCAGTTCTGTTCACCCGCTCAGCTCCCACGTTTAGGAACCGAATCTAGGCTCGTTTATAGTATTGCAGCGACTACGAGCAGTCGGTCTTCCAAGAGGGTCGGCTGTCCCCTGTCTTTGTCCCCGTCACCCTTCGCCTCGAGTTTAGGTTCCCCTAGCTCGGAGGTGAATTCCTAGGCCTGAACTTCCTGTAGATTCTCCAGATGAGAACGATGAAATCTCCAAGGAATTTGTTGTCCCTCCTCAGGTTTCTTGAGAAAACGGCCTCTTCTGACGTGAACTCGTGCTTGAGTTCGTGGATGTCCGTCTTCTTGGAGAAGTAGAGGTAGATCGGAATACCCAGCAGAACGAATAGCGACCCAACGACCTTGTCGAAGAGTGACGTAGAGTACAACAGGTAAGCGCTGACCCCCACCCCAAGCCATGGAAGCACTGTTTGACCGTGAAGACCGTGTTCCCCAGGTTTCTTCAGAACGAGGAGAGAAAGACAAACGAGCAGATAGCACACTCCGAGATTGAAGACCGCGAACGAGATGAGCGCGGAAATGCCGGAGAAGGGCATAAGGACCATTGCGACCACAGCCTCGAGGATTACGGCGACGTAGGGCGTCTTGAAACGAGGATGAACCTTCTGGAGCCCTTTGGGTAGCAACCCTTCGGCCGACATGGCGTATATCAGACGGGCGGTGCCCAGGACTTCGGTCTCGTCCGTGCCTGAGACCGACGCGAGGGCGCCCACGCTGGTGATTATGGCCCCCGCCGTGCCCAGGAGCGTTGTGCTGACCAACACCAGTGGTATTGGGCTTGTCGCAAGCTCGGCCCAGTTGATTACCCCGGAGACTGCGAAGTTGGTCATCACATAGAAGAATATCACGATGGCCATGCCGGTGATCAGCGCCTTTGGAATATTCTTCTTTGGGTTTACGACTTCACTGGCAGGAAGGCTCCCCAGTTCGAACCCTGCGTACGCCCAGAAGATCAATACCAGTACGGTGCTGAAGTTATTCAAACCGAGGGGCGCGAGGGGGGAATAATTCCCAAGCAAGCCGGGCTTGACTACCATCAAGCCCACGCCCAGGAGGATGATGAGGAGGAGGGGGGTTAGCTTCGCAATCGTCAGGACATCATTAAGTCGACCAGCGGCTTTGACCCCGAAGATGTTGATCGCGGTGATCGCTAGTATGAAGACGACTCTCACAATCAGTTGTGCTCCGAAGTTCAATGGGACGAAGTACTGGAGGTAGTTCGTGAACACTATCGCGAAGACGGGTAGCGCGATTATCTCAGCAATGGTCATGCTCCATCCTGCTATGAACCCGTAGAAGTCGTCGAATGCTTCTGAGACGTAGGCGAACGACCCACCGACGTTTGGAACGTAGTATGCACAGTATCCGAAAACCAGAACCAGCACCATCGAAATTGCCCCGCCGATTATCCAGACAACCAGGGAGAAGGGGCCTATCAGGCCCGCGACGAGACCCGGGACGATGTAGATGTCGCTCCCGACGATGGCACCGATTACGATGTTCATCAGGTCAAAGTAGGACAGCTCTCGCTTTAGTTCCAACGACGAGTGCCATGGGGCGATTCCTCCCACTATTTTGGTTTGGGGGAGACTAGACCGAGACGATAAGGAGGTAGGTTCCGGCAGCTATGATGGCCGCCACAGGTATTGTAATGATCCACGCCCAGACGATTCTCCGCGCGACGCCCCACTTGACAGTCGACGCCCCCATGGTCGCGCCCGAGCCCATCACACTTCCGCTCACGACGTGAGTGGTGCTCACCGGGATTCCAAAGAAGGAGGAGCCGATTATCGTCGCTGCAGACGCCGTTTCGATGGAGAAGCCGTGGACCGGGTCGAGTTTGGTCATCCTAAACCCAAGGGTCCTTACAATCCTCCAGCCTCCGAAGAGCGTTCCCAGGGCTATGGATGATGCGGCCAAGACTGCCACCCAGAGGGGGACTGCGAAGGAGGGAATCCAGTTAACCGAGACAAGAAGAGCTGTGACCACACCCATCGTCTTCTGTGCGTCGTTGGTGCCGTGGCTAAGGCTGACCAGAGCGGAAGAAACGAGTTGGAACCGCCTGAAGTACCGGTTGACTACGTGAAGTGGGATGGTGAAGAAGGACCTGATCAAGACAATCATTAGCACGAAGGCCGCGGCGAAACCGATGATCGGGGACAAGACCATGAAAGTGAGCGTCTTATCGAGCCCGGCCCAGGCGAGGGACCCTATCCCGGCTCTTGTTATGGCCGCGCCAACCAACCCACCAATGAGGGCGTGGGACGAACTGGAAGGAAGGCCCAGATACCAGGTGATTAGGTCCCAGGTGATTCCACCCACAAGGGCGGCCAGGATCAGATCAGGAGTAACGACGGACGGATTGATTATTCCTTTCCCCACCGTGGTGGCTACTGCGACGCCGAACAGACCAAAAGCTACGAAGTTGAAGAAGGCTGCCATCGACACAGCGGCGAAGGGCGGGAGCACCTTGGTCGAAATGACCGTGGAGACAGAATTTGCGGCGTCATGGAAGCCGTTGACGAAGTCGAAGCTGTATGCCACGACGATTATGCCCAGTATGTAGACTGCCTGAAGGTCCATTAGGCCCACCCTAGGTGTGCTTGATTAGGACGTCTCTGAGGACGAAGCTTACGTCTTCGCATCGGTCTGTCACAGTCTCCAGGTGCTCGTAGATCTCCTTGAGCTTCAGGATGACTATCACGTCCTGGCTTTTGAAAAGGGTCGCAACGGACTCGTTGAGAAGGACGTCCGCCTCGTTTTCAAGCCTGTCAACTTCGATCAGCCTCTTGTCGATTTCCTTCTTGTCCAGCTTTCTCATGGACAGGAAGGCCTGATGCATTTGTTCGACCGAAGCCCGGACTATGCCGGCGAACCTGATCATTGACTCCGTCGGGCCCGTGATCTCGAAGAGAACGATTCTGTTCATCACCGAGTACATGTAGTCGAGGACGTCATCGTAGAGGGAAGCGAGCTTCGTGAGGTCGTCCTGGTCGATGGGAGTGATGAAGCTCCGGTTTACCCTTTCGTAGACGTCATGGACGATGTTGTCCCCAGCGTGCTCGATTCCTTTGAATTCATTCCTGCGCTCGTCCATGTTGTCAAAGGAGGTGATCGCGGCTTCGAGCTTTGTCGCCCCCAGGAGGACGTTTGCAGATTCCTCTTCAAGAACGTCGAAGAAGGCCTTGTCCTGAGGTATGATCCATTCCTTGAGGCCCATCTGAACCCGGCCCGCCTGGAAGGACGTAATATCTTTTCCATCCACACGGACTAGGATCGCGAAGAGCGGGTGCCATGAACCGACAGCGTCGGCAGGTGAGTTGACTTTGATTCGATAGACGGTGGTGCCGCCTGGTTACGATGGGCTCTCGGATTCGCCTTCCCCCGCGATGTCTGCAAGACGTCTTGAAAGGGCCCTCAGCTTCGCCAGGTGAGGCCGGAGATCGGAGCTTCTAGACTTGCTGAGGTCTTCGGCGTATGATACGAAACCGCTCATCTCGTTCATCATGTCGTCGACCGTTTGAGGTCTCCTGAACCTTGGGCCGAAGGATGTTTCGAGGCCCTCGCTGGCCTTTGCCGTCAGCTGGTACCTTCCGTCGTCCTTCGCCTTGACGAGCCCGTCCTCATCGAGTTGTTTGAGGAGCGGGTATATTGAGCCCGGGGAGGGACGCCACCACCCTCGGGTCATGGATTCGATTCCGTCCATTATTTCCACTCCGTTCTTCGGAGAGGTGCGAAGGATCGTGAGAACCATCATTCTGAGCCCTCGTTTCCTGTGGGGTCCGAATCGGAAGGGCCACATATCGATCCGAACCTCGTCGTCGGATATAAGAGACTATCGCTTTTCCGATTATCGGTTTTCCGATATGCTTAAGAGGAGAACCTGAGGGAGGTCACCAAGAGGCGAAAACAAAGTGAATCCATACAACAATGAGATGCTCCACAGGCGGAGGGCCGTTGTCTGGGTAATAGGGGGCCTGATTGTACTTGTCGCCGCAATTATTGCGGTCGCTGGGCTGGCGAGGCTCTACTGGTATCCTAGCGTGATGGCCTACAACGGAGCCTATGGCGGCTGGTTCTTCTTCCCGTTCTTCTTCCCATTCGGGTTCCTGTTCTTCTTCTTCGTCATCTTCGCCCTTGGCAGGCTGTTCTTCTGGCCATGGGGCTGGGGTGGGAGGAGAGGCTACTGGTATCAATACAGCGGGGCTGAAGAGATCCTTCGGGAAAGATATGCGAAGGGGGAGATAACCAAGGAGCAGCTCGACCAGATGATGCGAGACCTGTGGCAGCACCGGTAACCGCAGGTCTCGCCGGACTTTCTTGTTCTCTCACCTAACCTCCGACGATTGCGAACCGATTTATCAAGGCCGATTGGACGAACGCCGTAGATGGATGACGTAGTGGTCCGGAGGGGCACCAGAGCGGACACGGGTCCTTTCCTCCGACTGCTTGGTGCATTGGCCGATTTTGAGCACCTAGAACCTCCCACGCAGGAAGGCAAGAAACGAATCATCAAGGACATCTTCGTCAACAAGAGGGTGAACTTGCTGATGGCCCAGACGCACGGGGTGCACGTTGGCTACGCACTGTACTTCTACACCTATTCGTCGTTCCTGGCGAGGCCAACGCTGTACATTGAAGACCTGTTCGTCCTCGAGGCCTACAGGAAGCACGGGATAGGTCTCGCACTCTTCAGGCGGTGTGCGGAAGAAGCAATCAAGACGGAGTGCGGGAGGATGGAGTGGTCGGTGCTGGGTTGGAATACGAAGGCAATCGTCTTCTATGAAGGTCTGGGCGCGCGTCACCTAAGAGAGTGGCAGGTGTTCAGGCTCACCAGGGACAAGTTCGGGTCTGCCTCACTCAAGGCCTCCTGAGAACCTAGCTGGAACAAGGCCGCTCCTTCGGCCCTCTCAAGCGCCGGGACCAGCTTCCAGTTAGCCCGAAGGGTGTCGGTCGGTAGGATAGACAATCCCATATTCGATTCAAAGGGAATATTACAAATATACGCCCCGATTGTGAGCCTTGCTACAGCCTATGAAACGGGTCGTCCTATTCGAGGAAGCAAAGGGCGCGGACAAGTTTCTTCTCGGGGGCAAAGGATTCGGCCTCGTTGAGATGACTTCCATGGGGCTCCCAGTGCCTCCCGGGTTCACCATCACGACCGACGTTTGCAAGGATTACTACTCAGCTGGGGGGAAGGTCCCACTTGGCCTCTTCGATGAAGTGAGGGAAAAAGTGGAGGAAGTGGAGGTCAAGACGGGAAAGAAATTCGGTAGGGACCACGAGCCGCTGCTCTTCTCGGTGCGGTCCGGGGCTCCCTATTCGATGCCCGGGATGATGGACACGATCCTGAACCTAGGGCTCTCTGACAAGACTGCTGAGTGGCTAGCGAGGGATACTCGCAACGAGCGTTTCGTCTACGACTCCTACCGCAGGCTGGTCCAGATGTTTGGGAAGGTCGCCCTCGGGGCAAAGGCGGAGAAGTTCGAGAGCGAACTCGAGGCGCGGAAGAAGAAGGCTGGAGTCAAGATGGACATCGACCTTCCTCCGGAGGAGCTGAGGAGTTTGGTCACCAGGTTCAAGGAGATAGTCGTGGAGGAGACGGGGTCGGAATTCCCCCAGGACCCCCACGTTCAGCTGCAGATGGCGGTCGAGGCGGTCTTCAGGTCTTGGAACAACGCCAGAGCCAAGGAGTATAGGAAGTACTACGGGATTGGAGACGACATCGGCACAGCGGTCAATGTGCAGACAATGGTCTTCGGGAACATGGGGCCGAACTCCGGGTCCGGGGTCGGTTTCACTCGCAACCCTTCCACGGGAGAAAAGGTGCTCTACGGAGAATATCTTCCGAACTCCCAGGGCGAAGACGTGGTCGCAGGAGTGAGGACTCCCCTGAACGTCGAGAAGGTTGAGCCGGCCCTCCGGGGGCAGCTGGTTGCTCTTGCGAACAAACTCGAGGCACACTTCAAAGACCTCCAGGACTTCGAGTTCACGGTGGAGGACGGGACGCTCTACCTGCTGCAGACGCGCAACGGGAAGCGGACCGCCCAGGCTGCTGTGAAGGTCGCGGTGGACATGGCCGAGGAAGGTCTGATAGGAGAGGAAGAGGCTGTGATGAGGGTCGAGCCGGAGATGCTCGACGCCCTTCTCCACAGGAGGCTTGACCCGACTGCGGGCGACAAACCAGTCGCAAAGGGACTCAACGCGTCACCTGGAGCTGCCTCTGGGAAGGTGGTGTTCGACACCGACGAGGCTGCGGCTTCCGGTGGTCACGAAAAGGTGATCCTGGTCAGGCCGGAGACTACGCCTGAAGACATCAAGGGTCTCATCGCGTCGCAGGGGGTTCTGACTGTGAGAGGGGGGATGACCTCGCACGCGGCCGTCGTCGCCCGGGGCATGGGGAAGCCCGCCGTAGTCGGCTGCAGCGAAATCGAGATATCTCAGGATGGGACCGTTTTCATCACCAAGGGAGGGGAGAGGGTCGCCAAGGGAGAGATAATCACCATCGACGGTACCGCTGGGACGGTGTACAGAGGGGAGGTAAGGACCGTCGAGCCGGAGATCTCGCCCGAGTTTGCGAGGCTCCTGGACATGGCCGACCGGATCAGGCGCCTGGGCGTCTGGGCCAATGCGGACACTCCAGAGGCGGCCGCCAGGGCCAGGGGCTTCGGCGCCGAGGGCATCGGACTCTGCCGGACAGAGAGGATGTTCAACGCCCCGAACAGGCTCCCCATAGTGCGCGGGATGATAATGAGCAGGACGGCGGAGGACCGGAGGAAGCATCTCTACCAGCTATTCCCCTTCCAACTAGCCGACTTCAAGGGAATATTCTCCGCCATGCAGGGGAGGCCGGTCGTAGTTCGTCTCCTCGATTTGCCGCTGCACGAGTTCCTTCCCCCGCTTGAGGAGCTGATTGTCCAGCTGCAGACTTTGCAGAACG
This portion of the Nitrososphaerota archaeon genome encodes:
- a CDS encoding flavin reductase family protein; translation: MKQAMRVFPQGVTVVTAQDTDGPKGITVSSFTSVSLEPPLVLVSIAKSSQLHDLFIAAKAFAVNFLADDQRSVSDKFAGRTEARDRFDGLKFIQGVTRSPIIDGARAVIECKAWKVYQGGDHSLIVGEVVSAKALNGKKPLVYYVQQYTTTETPEHPAPPSDIIW
- a CDS encoding APC family permease gives rise to the protein MELKRELSYFDLMNIVIGAIVGSDIYIVPGLVAGLIGPFSLVVWIIGGAISMVLVLVFGYCAYYVPNVGGSFAYVSEAFDDFYGFIAGWSMTIAEIIALPVFAIVFTNYLQYFVPLNFGAQLIVRVVFILAITAINIFGVKAAGRLNDVLTIAKLTPLLLIILLGVGLMVVKPGLLGNYSPLAPLGLNNFSTVLVLIFWAYAGFELGSLPASEVVNPKKNIPKALITGMAIVIFFYVMTNFAVSGVINWAELATSPIPLVLVSTTLLGTAGAIITSVGALASVSGTDETEVLGTARLIYAMSAEGLLPKGLQKVHPRFKTPYVAVILEAVVAMVLMPFSGISALISFAVFNLGVCYLLVCLSLLVLKKPGEHGLHGQTVLPWLGVGVSAYLLYSTSLFDKVVGSLFVLLGIPIYLYFSKKTDIHELKHEFTSEEAVFSRNLRRDNKFLGDFIVLIWRIYRKFRPRNSPPS
- a CDS encoding inorganic phosphate transporter, encoding MDLQAVYILGIIVVAYSFDFVNGFHDAANSVSTVISTKVLPPFAAVSMAAFFNFVAFGLFGVAVATTVGKGIINPSVVTPDLILAALVGGITWDLITWYLGLPSSSSHALIGGLVGAAITRAGIGSLAWAGLDKTLTFMVLSPIIGFAAAFVLMIVLIRSFFTIPLHVVNRYFRRFQLVSSALVSLSHGTNDAQKTMGVVTALLVSVNWIPSFAVPLWVAVLAASSIALGTLFGGWRIVRTLGFRMTKLDPVHGFSIETASAATIIGSSFFGIPVSTTHVVSGSVMGSGATMGASTVKWGVARRIVWAWIITIPVAAIIAAGTYLLIVSV
- a CDS encoding DUF47 family protein, which translates into the protein MGLKEWIIPQDKAFFDVLEEESANVLLGATKLEAAITSFDNMDERRNEFKGIEHAGDNIVHDVYERVNRSFITPIDQDDLTKLASLYDDVLDYMYSVMNRIVLFEITGPTESMIRFAGIVRASVEQMHQAFLSMRKLDKKEIDKRLIEVDRLENEADVLLNESVATLFKSQDVIVILKLKEIYEHLETVTDRCEDVSFVLRDVLIKHT
- a CDS encoding PadR family transcriptional regulator, with amino-acid sequence MWPFRFGPHRKRGLRMMVLTILRTSPKNGVEIMDGIESMTRGWWRPSPGSIYPLLKQLDEDGLVKAKDDGRYQLTAKASEGLETSFGPRFRRPQTVDDMMNEMSGFVSYAEDLSKSRSSDLRPHLAKLRALSRRLADIAGEGESESPS
- a CDS encoding SHOCT domain-containing protein, which encodes MNPYNNEMLHRRRAVVWVIGGLIVLVAAIIAVAGLARLYWYPSVMAYNGAYGGWFFFPFFFPFGFLFFFFVIFALGRLFFWPWGWGGRRGYWYQYSGAEEILRERYAKGEITKEQLDQMMRDLWQHR
- a CDS encoding GNAT family N-acetyltransferase codes for the protein MDDVVVRRGTRADTGPFLRLLGALADFEHLEPPTQEGKKRIIKDIFVNKRVNLLMAQTHGVHVGYALYFYTYSSFLARPTLYIEDLFVLEAYRKHGIGLALFRRCAEEAIKTECGRMEWSVLGWNTKAIVFYEGLGARHLREWQVFRLTRDKFGSASLKAS
- the ppdK gene encoding pyruvate, phosphate dikinase, whose amino-acid sequence is MKRVVLFEEAKGADKFLLGGKGFGLVEMTSMGLPVPPGFTITTDVCKDYYSAGGKVPLGLFDEVREKVEEVEVKTGKKFGRDHEPLLFSVRSGAPYSMPGMMDTILNLGLSDKTAEWLARDTRNERFVYDSYRRLVQMFGKVALGAKAEKFESELEARKKKAGVKMDIDLPPEELRSLVTRFKEIVVEETGSEFPQDPHVQLQMAVEAVFRSWNNARAKEYRKYYGIGDDIGTAVNVQTMVFGNMGPNSGSGVGFTRNPSTGEKVLYGEYLPNSQGEDVVAGVRTPLNVEKVEPALRGQLVALANKLEAHFKDLQDFEFTVEDGTLYLLQTRNGKRTAQAAVKVAVDMAEEGLIGEEEAVMRVEPEMLDALLHRRLDPTAGDKPVAKGLNASPGAASGKVVFDTDEAAASGGHEKVILVRPETTPEDIKGLIASQGVLTVRGGMTSHAAVVARGMGKPAVVGCSEIEISQDGTVFITKGGERVAKGEIITIDGTAGTVYRGEVRTVEPEISPEFARLLDMADRIRRLGVWANADTPEAAARARGFGAEGIGLCRTERMFNAPNRLPIVRGMIMSRTAEDRRKHLYQLFPFQLADFKGIFSAMQGRPVVVRLLDLPLHEFLPPLEELIVQLQTLQNEHAPPQEIKTMEAVLGRVRQLSEHNPMLGHRGCRLAVTYPEIYEMQTKAILTAAAELTRGAGEKPRVKIMVPLVAHAGEFRFLRSVIDRAASEIFAELGVMLQYQVGTMIETPRAALTAGEIAKDSDFFSFGTNDLTQTTFGFSRDDVEAKFIPQYIEMGILDRSPFDSVDVQGVGRLVRMAVEAGRKSKPTLEVGICGEHGGDPKSIAFFNEAGLDYVSCSAFRVPIARLAAAQATMARKTTSTTA